In Shewanella sp. GD04112, the sequence CGCTATGAGTAAATTAACTTTGTGATAAATCGCCCGACTTAGGTTTGTCGGGCGCTTAAATGCTTAGGGCGTAACAGCGATTAATCTTCGGCAACAAAGCGTACTAGGTCTTCGAGCACGCGGCGTTTAATCTCAAGCTGAGAATCGGCGCTAAGACCGTATTTCTCCGCGAGTTGTACATAATCTTCGGCGTTGAGTGAGACGGTTAAGCGGGGACGCGTCGGACGTTTTGAAACACTTAAGCCCAAAATGGTACGGATCTGATCGGAAGGGCTGACACCCGCATCGAGCGCGGCTTTACGAATAGAATATTGAAACTTTTCATCGAGATCGAAGGCCACTTGCGTCGCTTTTGCGGCTTGCTGGTTCTTTTGCCATTGCTCTGGGAGAGGATGTTTCGTTTTACTCATTAGGCGTTACCTGTTGCTATCAACCGTACATTTCGAGCGAATTTAATTGGGATTGTAATGGCTTAAGCGATAAAGTGCGAGTCGCGCACTTTATCGTATGCTAAAGCTTACTGACCGGGCCAGTAGTCGCGAATGTCCGACAAGGGGCGGTATAAGGTCAGTACCACATCGGTATCGCCACCCTCATACACTTCGACTTCTACCGCACGGCTTTCGTCATCATCGAGCAGTAAATAATATTCGAAGGGCTCGCCAGTTGCACCATCGGCATCCTGCGGCGGTTTTAGGCCGCGGTAGTCTTCGCGGTGAAAATAGCCAAACAGCGCAAAGGTCACTTGATGGTATTGCTTACCCAGCCATTGTTCGAGCTGCTCGGCTAACTGTGGCGATAGCTCTTGGGTGGTGAGTTCGGCGTGGCCAGGTTCATCGAACAGGGTACTGAATTGCTCTAAATCGAATAACTGTTCCACCTGCGCGCGGGTAATTTTCATAGAGAAGGCGAGGTAAGTTTCATCGTCTTCTTCAATACTCAAAAATAGCGTCTCGCTACCATGACCTTTAAGTACCCACTCGGTTTGCTGATTGCGTTCAAACTCATAGGTATTCACCGCTTCGACTTTCAGTTGTTGACCGCGCAATTGTGGCGGCAGAGCAAAACTATTGTCGATGGAGATCATATCGCCGATCTTGAGCGCAGAGGGATGATTGAGTTCACGCGCTGGTGGCGCCTTTTTACCAAAAATACTGTTGAAAAATCCCATATTCGCTCCTAAACAGTGCGCAGAATGCCAAAGCTCACGCTATGGGTGATTGGACATATTCGCGTGTCTAAAACAAAAAAGCCGAGCACAATAGGGGGTGATGGTCCCATCGGTGCTCGGCGTTTGGTCAATCATGAATTAGCTTTTACGTGCCTTGATACGTTCGAGCACGGCGTTGGCATTCGATTTTTGCTCACCTATGCCAGCTTCGGCTAATTTGGCCTGCAATGATTTATCGCTGCCTTCTTCGGCTAAGGTTTCAGCGGCTTTCAATCTGTCGTCAAACTGTTGTTGACGCGCCTTGATACGCTCTAATGAATCTTTAGCATTCAGCAGCTTAGAGTTGCTTGAGGCAAAAGAGTCGGTAATGGTCGCCGTCGCCTTTTGTACGCTTTCAGTGGTTTTAACCATGCTTAACTGACGTTGATAATCAGACAGTTGACGCTCGGTCTTCTTCACTAAATCTTTCAGGCGCAGTGCGTGAGCGCTAAAGCTATCATTGGCGCTTTGTTGCTCAGCCAGCTCTTGCTCTAATTGAGCAATTTTTTCTGCCACTTCAATGGCTAAGGCTTCGTTGCCTTTATCTAAAGCTTGCGTTGCATAGCCTTCGTGTTCGGCAATTGAGCGCTTTAAGCGGTCAACTTCACGGCTGGCTTGCATTTCTTTCGCCATCACATCGGTCAGTTCGCGCTTAGCGTTGGTTAAGTGTTTCTCGGCATCACGGATTTCTTGTTCGAAAATTCGAGTCGAGTTTGCGTCTACGATGCTTTGGCCAACTTCGGTGGCACCACCGCGAAACGCTGTTAAAATTTTGTTCAGAATGCCCATGATTGTGGCTCCTTATTTCAGATAGTCGACCATTTCATCGATAACTTCTAAGCAGTTATCGGATAAGACTGCTAACTCTTGCTCTATTTCGAGCATGCTAGATTGCAGAGACAGTGCGCCGTAAACCACGTATTTGTCATCGATTTTGGCAAAGGCTGACAATGGCATTGGAATGTTTAATTCGAGCATGGTTTCAAACATTTCGCTGCGACGTTCTTGGTTTACTTCGTTCTCGCCCCACAGGTAGCTGATGCAGAGAATTTGGTTGTCCGTCACCGATACGAATACCGGGATTTCTTCACGGCCGACCACATTCACTTGCAACACTTCGACTTCACCATCAATTGGATAACAATCGAATTGGAAGCCGGTCTGGCTGTTATTGCCAAGGCTGTTGAGGTGATTAGCAAGAGTATGGATATTCATATTTGTCCTTATTGACATATTATGTCTGTGTTCAAAGATAGCACCGAGACATAATATGTCAAGCACTATCTTTATCCGTTAAAAAAGATCCAGTCCTTGGGTTTCGGACCATGCCTGTTGATGATAATGGTACAACTGTAACGAACCGAGTTCGTTAGGCTTAATACTGGCGGCGTCCTGATAAAAATTGGCAGGAAATTCAAAGGCACCTTTGACTAAACCTAAGGTTAACCAGTCATCCGCTATCGGTAGTGTGGTCAGCTCGCCAAGGCGATGCTGGGCATCCTTTCCAGATAGGGTGGCAATACTCCAGCCCCATTCTCCAAAGCTTGGGACGTTATGGTGATACTGTTTTACGTCAAACCCCGCTAAGGCCAAGGTTTTGGCTACCGAGATAAAGGCCTTTTGCGCGTGATAGGGTGAGGTTGACTGTACAGTCAGAGCGCCATCATTGCTCATTAGTTCCTTGAGCTTGCGATAGAAATAATCCGAATAGAGCTTATTTAAATCGGGATGGCTAGGATCGGGCAAGTCCACAATAATGGCGTCGTATTTATCTCCTGCGGCAATCAATTTATCGACTCCATTAAAGGCATCGTCGTTAATCACCTTAACGCGAGGATCGTTAAAGGCATTGCCATTAAGGGCTAACAGGGCTTGGCTTAGGCGCTTAGGCATATCCGTATCGGGCGTTTTAAAGAGTTGCACCAATGCAGCATCAAGATCGAGCAAGGTCACTTGCTCAGGCTCCCAACGCAGCACTTGCTTTAGGCCCAGTCCATCACCACCACCAATGATTAATATTTTGTTGTGGCGAGCGCTGGCCGCAAGCGTTGGGTGAACTAAAAACGCATGGTAGATATGTTCATCGATACTCGAAAACTGTAATCGGCCATTGATATACAAGGAATATATGGGAGAGAGGCCATTGCCACGTAAGCGCTCGGTAAAGGTGAGTTGTTGAAAACGCGTGGCCTTGGCGTAAACCACTTTGTCTTTATAGAGCAGATTGTTGAACTGTTGCTCCCAACTCGGCCCCTGAATGGCGAGCAATAATAATACACCCGTGACCACAAAATGCCCCGCGAGCAATAATTTTGCTCTTTGGATTTTGGGCCAAAAACGCCAGATAAACACAAAGCCCGCGAGCAAGTTAAAGCTGGCGGTCAGCGCGGCGGCGAGTTGAATATCGATGGCCAGCATAAAGCCGACCCAAATGGCCGCGCCAATGCCTGCACCAATATAGTCGGCGCCATAAATGGTACCGGCATTATGCAGTAAGTGTTCATCTGACAGGGATTGTCTCACCCTCGCGATCAGTGGAATTTCCATTCCGATCATCAAGCCGAGCAAAACGCCCCAGACATAGGGCAGATGTTCGCTTAGCTTCTGCAGCGAGCCAATCATGCCACCTTCGGGCAGTTGATCTGGTGGTAAGCCTAAGGTGGAGGCGATAAGCATTGGCAGCTGTTGACCAAAACCTATTACGGCAGCGGTAATTAAAATCGCCAGCGAGCCACAGAGCGCGACCGTGAGTTCGAGCACTACAAAGCCGGTAAAGGCATCTTTAATTTTGCGAGCGGCAAAGGCGCCAAGACCCATGGAGACGATCATCAGGCCGATCATAGTGTAAATGGCGGCTTCTAACGCGCCTAAGATCCGGCCTGCGTAGTGGGACAACAGGTATTCGTAGATCAGGCCGCACCCAGCGAGTACGGCCATAATGCCCAATAGTAGGACATCATCGAACCAGCTTAGGCAACTCGTTTTTACCGCTTGAGTCGCCGAGCCAGTTATTTGGGATTCGTGCATTGGATTACGCCATTAGGGCCGTGAGAATAAGTGCGATAGCAATACTGATGGCCATTTCCACGGCAGCGATACCAATGTTGTGCTGTCTCTCTACCTCATCCGCTAAATCGATTCGTGCCAGCACTAGCTTTTTGATCACAAACAGCAGCAGTGTCAGTACCACCAACATGATGATAGAGAACACTAACCAGCCGATGATGTTAGTCACATAGGCGGTTGGGTTGAACAGGATAAAATGACTCGCGGCATTAAAGCTTAGCGCCATGGCGATCATAAAGCCTGCGTGGCGAATGGCTAACGCAGTGTGGCCTTGGGCGAGAGCTTGCTGCATGGAAGAGTCTTGATTACGACTCGCGAAGCGTTTTTCGCGTAGGCGGGTGAGTAGCACTAGCATCAACTGAGAAATCGCAAAGGCGCTGAAGATAGCAATAAAGGTGTCGAGTGTTAAATCCTCGGCCCATAGCAGTACGGCGCGAATAATGATCGCGGTAGCGATGGCGGCGCTCGCATCCACAATGGCGACTGATACGTTGCCTTTAAGGATTTGCTGATTTTTATCTAACTCATTTAGCGCGATTTTGTCGTGTAAAAAACGTCCGAGTTTAATCAGCACTAAACCAAATAACCCGTAGGCGCTCATGCCGATAGCTTCGGTTAAATAAGAGGGTGCAGCTGCGCCAGTAATAGCACCGGTCAGCACTATGCCGAGCGCGGCAACGGCGCCGGCGGTGCTGATCCCAAAGGCAAAGTTATCGCGTTCAGCCAGCTCTTTACTGCTGTTGACTCTAACGCTCCAACCCTGCAAATAACGCATTAATGTCAATAAGATAACCGCAATCGAGAGGTCAATTGCCAGTATGGTGACTAGCTCTGGTGTGATACCGAAATCCTGAAATAATGTCATGGGAGATCCTTTAGTTTACTTGCCTCGGCGCACACTGCGGGTCGTGCGGTTGCTGGAATTACGGAAACTGCTGTCTTTAGAATAATTTGAGCGGAATTTGCTGCCCGACTGTGCGCTCGACTTATTCGCTGTGGTATTGGTTTTAGGCGCGCTGCTGCTCTCACGGGAGAGAGCTGTGGCACCCGTGCGCGATTTTGAATAGGGGCTGTCGAAGCGTTTCCCTTGAGAATCGAAACGTTTTTTGGTCTGCTCGAAGGTTTTTTCCTGCGCCTGTGCTTGTTTTGGCGAGGTATAGCGATAGCGACCTACGTCGTTGTAATAGCTGTAGCCACGGTTACCCGACCAACGGTCGTAATAAATGGGGCGGTGGAAGATATTCGAAAACATCGAATACATGCCGTACCAAGCCCAGAAGGACATGCCGCTCGAGTCAGTCTGCCAGCTGCCGTAGGCAGGGTTACCCACCAATTGGCTACCAGGGCCAAAATCTTCGGCATTATTGGCAAGGGCCGCCGCTTCACGGCTGATGGCATTAACGCGTGCAAGCTTGCCATCCGACATATCGGCAATCACGTTGACGGGATCGGAAAGCATGTCGTTATACAGGCTGGGATCGGCCGCTTGATAGAGATTCTCAACCTCGGCGAGTTGTTGGTCGAGATCGGTAAAGTTAGCCGAGTTTTTGGCATCGTCTAAGCGGCGCTTCAGCGACGTATACATTGGCCCTTCGGCGGTTGAATCCTTGGCTAATTCATCCAAGAGTGGCGCGAAATCGGGCTTTTGCTGTTTGAGCAAACTGCTATATTGCTTGAGCAGATTGGCGTTACGTACCTGACCGTCCTCGAGCATGGTATTGAGTGTCGAGAGGCGCTGCTGAGTGAGTTGTTGATACTTCTCAATTTTCTCTGGCCTGTCATCGCCACAACCCGTAAGCGATAAGGTTGCGGCCAAAATGAGTATCGACGTGAGAACCCGCATTAGCATTCCTGCCATGTTTTCTCCAAAAGTGCTGAAATAAAACTCAAATATGGGCGGACAATAATAATCTACTTGCCCAATATGTTTGCCTCACAGGTTATAGTACCCTAAACAGCCAAGAAAGAGGGGGGCCACTTTCTGTTGGGCTGAGCTTGCATTTGCCATGGAGGGAAATTTGCCTTGAGGCATGGCAATGGCATCAAACCTGATGTGGCTTCATTCTATATCATTTATGACATAATATGTCGACGTTTAAATTTGTTAGGGATTATTATGGCCGTACAAAAAGACAGTAATAAGTCATTGTCTCCCCTCGTTACTCAAGCCGCAGAGCGGCATTGGGCACGCCTCGCCGAAGTATGGTCAGAAGGACTGGCAAATTTAACGCCTGCGCAGCAGCAGGAACTGAAAAACGTTTTAGGATTAAGCGATTATATCGCAGCGCAGTTAACTCGGTCACCCGAGTGGATTAACACTTTATTCGCGGGCGATCTGCAGCAAGTGGAACGGCAGACCTTTGATGCCCAGTTACACGAACAGTTAAATAGTGCGACGACTGAAGACCTCGCAAAACGTCAATTACGCCGATTCCGTAACTATCAAATGGTGCGTTTAGCCTGGCGAGATTTTTTAGATTACGCCAGCTTAGAAGAATCACTGTTAGACCTCTCGGCACTCGCCGAAGCGTTAGTTATTGGGGCAAGGGATTGGCTCTATAAAGAAATGTGTGCCCAATATGGCACGCCTATGGATAAGGCAGGCAACCCGCAGCCTTTGCTTATTTTGGGCATGGGCAAGCTCGGTGGGCGTGAGCTGAACTTTTCCTCCGATATCGACCTTATCTTTACCTTCCCTGAACATGGCGAAACCGTGGGTGGGCGCCGAAGTCTCGATAATCAACAGTTTTTCATCCGTATGGGGCAGCGGCTAGTTAATTTACTCGACCAAATTACCGTCGATGGGTTTGTGTTCCGCGTCGACATGCGCCTGCGTCCCTACGGCGAGAGTGGTCCATTGGTGGTGAGTTTTAGTGGCCTTGAGGATTATTACCAAGAGCAAGGGCGGGATTGGGAACGCTATGCCATGGTCAAAGCCCGTTCGCTCGGACCTTGGAACCATTTTTCCGACGAATTACACAGCTTACTGCGCCCCTTTGTTTATCGCCGTTATATCGACTTCTCGGCGATTGAATCCCTGCGCAAAATGAAACAACTCATTGCCCAAGAAGTGCGTCGCCGCCAGTTAACCGACAATATTAAACTCGGTGCGGGCGGGATACGTGAGGTGGAGTTCGTGGTGCAAAGCTTCCAGCTGATCCGCGGCGGTCGTGAACCCGCCCTGCGCCAACAGAGCCTATTTGGGGCCATGGACACCCTTTACAGCCTAGGGCAATTCGAATACTTGGCGGTCGATGAGCTAAAACACAGCTACTTATTACTGCGTCGAGTCGAGAACCTGTTACAGGCGATTGATGATAAGCAAACCCAGACTCTACCAAATAATCCCCTCGATTGGGCAAGACTTTGCGCAGTGCTGGATATGACCAACGAAACCGATCTTCGCACCCATATCGAGGCGGCGATGGCGAAAATTCATCGTCATTTTAAAGCCACAGTGGGCGGCGAAGAAGGCGAGGAGAAAGCCGAGCATTGGACTGCGCAGCTGTGGAATGTGCAGCAGGACGATCACGCGATCAATCTCCTCGCCGAGCAGCAGATTGACGACGATAAACTCTGGCCGCTGCTCAGCAGTTGGCGCGACACCGTGACTAAACGCTCGATTGGTCCCCGTGGCCGTGAGACCCTCGATAAATTAATGCCAAGGTTACTCGAGGAGTTACTCAATCAGCCGAGCCCTTCAGCGGCCTTTGAGCCGGTCTCAAAGGTGTTAGAGCAAATTCTGACGCGCACGACCTATCTTGAGTTGCTGTGCGAAAACCCCGGCGCACGGCAACAGCTTGTGAGCCTGTGCTGCGCCAGTCCTTGGATTGCGGCGCAGCTTGCTAAATTCCCGATGTTGCTCGATGAGCTTATCGACCCAGCGCATCTGTACGACACAACCTCGCTCGATGATTATCCGAGTGAGCTGCGCCAGTATCTGCTGCGAGTACCTGAAGATGATATGGAGCAGCAAATGGAGGCGCTGCGCCAGTTTAAGTTGTCACAACAGCTGAAAATTGCCGCCGCCGATGTGACTGGCGTTTTACCTGTGATGCAGGTGAGCGATCACTTAACCTTCTTGGCCGAAGCCATTATCGAGCAAGTGGTGATGCAGGCATGGCAACAAGTGGCGGTGCGCCATGGTGTGCCCAGTTATCTTGAGGAAGGCAACGACACCGGCTTTGCGGTCATAGGCTATGGCAAGTTAGGCGGTATCGAACTGGGTTACGGTTCGGATCTGGATTTAGTTTTCCTCTACGAAGCGCCCGAAAATATGGCCAACAGTCTTACC encodes:
- a CDS encoding PspA/IM30 family protein; this encodes MGILNKILTAFRGGATEVGQSIVDANSTRIFEQEIRDAEKHLTNAKRELTDVMAKEMQASREVDRLKRSIAEHEGYATQALDKGNEALAIEVAEKIAQLEQELAEQQSANDSFSAHALRLKDLVKKTERQLSDYQRQLSMVKTTESVQKATATITDSFASSNSKLLNAKDSLERIKARQQQFDDRLKAAETLAEEGSDKSLQAKLAEAGIGEQKSNANAVLERIKARKS
- a CDS encoding DUF2170 family protein, which translates into the protein MNIHTLANHLNSLGNNSQTGFQFDCYPIDGEVEVLQVNVVGREEIPVFVSVTDNQILCISYLWGENEVNQERRSEMFETMLELNIPMPLSAFAKIDDKYVVYGALSLQSSMLEIEQELAVLSDNCLEVIDEMVDYLK
- a CDS encoding polyamine aminopropyltransferase, with the protein product MHESQITGSATQAVKTSCLSWFDDVLLLGIMAVLAGCGLIYEYLLSHYAGRILGALEAAIYTMIGLMIVSMGLGAFAARKIKDAFTGFVVLELTVALCGSLAILITAAVIGFGQQLPMLIASTLGLPPDQLPEGGMIGSLQKLSEHLPYVWGVLLGLMIGMEIPLIARVRQSLSDEHLLHNAGTIYGADYIGAGIGAAIWVGFMLAIDIQLAAALTASFNLLAGFVFIWRFWPKIQRAKLLLAGHFVVTGVLLLLAIQGPSWEQQFNNLLYKDKVVYAKATRFQQLTFTERLRGNGLSPIYSLYINGRLQFSSIDEHIYHAFLVHPTLAASARHNKILIIGGGDGLGLKQVLRWEPEQVTLLDLDAALVQLFKTPDTDMPKRLSQALLALNGNAFNDPRVKVINDDAFNGVDKLIAAGDKYDAIIVDLPDPSHPDLNKLYSDYFYRKLKELMSNDGALTVQSTSPYHAQKAFISVAKTLALAGFDVKQYHHNVPSFGEWGWSIATLSGKDAQHRLGELTTLPIADDWLTLGLVKGAFEFPANFYQDAASIKPNELGSLQLYHYHQQAWSETQGLDLF
- a CDS encoding DUF350 domain-containing protein codes for the protein MTLFQDFGITPELVTILAIDLSIAVILLTLMRYLQGWSVRVNSSKELAERDNFAFGISTAGAVAALGIVLTGAITGAAAPSYLTEAIGMSAYGLFGLVLIKLGRFLHDKIALNELDKNQQILKGNVSVAIVDASAAIATAIIIRAVLLWAEDLTLDTFIAIFSAFAISQLMLVLLTRLREKRFASRNQDSSMQQALAQGHTALAIRHAGFMIAMALSFNAASHFILFNPTAYVTNIIGWLVFSIIMLVVLTLLLFVIKKLVLARIDLADEVERQHNIGIAAVEMAISIAIALILTALMA
- the glnE gene encoding bifunctional [glutamate--ammonia ligase]-adenylyl-L-tyrosine phosphorylase/[glutamate--ammonia-ligase] adenylyltransferase; amino-acid sequence: MAVQKDSNKSLSPLVTQAAERHWARLAEVWSEGLANLTPAQQQELKNVLGLSDYIAAQLTRSPEWINTLFAGDLQQVERQTFDAQLHEQLNSATTEDLAKRQLRRFRNYQMVRLAWRDFLDYASLEESLLDLSALAEALVIGARDWLYKEMCAQYGTPMDKAGNPQPLLILGMGKLGGRELNFSSDIDLIFTFPEHGETVGGRRSLDNQQFFIRMGQRLVNLLDQITVDGFVFRVDMRLRPYGESGPLVVSFSGLEDYYQEQGRDWERYAMVKARSLGPWNHFSDELHSLLRPFVYRRYIDFSAIESLRKMKQLIAQEVRRRQLTDNIKLGAGGIREVEFVVQSFQLIRGGREPALRQQSLFGAMDTLYSLGQFEYLAVDELKHSYLLLRRVENLLQAIDDKQTQTLPNNPLDWARLCAVLDMTNETDLRTHIEAAMAKIHRHFKATVGGEEGEEKAEHWTAQLWNVQQDDHAINLLAEQQIDDDKLWPLLSSWRDTVTKRSIGPRGRETLDKLMPRLLEELLNQPSPSAAFEPVSKVLEQILTRTTYLELLCENPGARQQLVSLCCASPWIAAQLAKFPMLLDELIDPAHLYDTTSLDDYPSELRQYLLRVPEDDMEQQMEALRQFKLSQQLKIAAADVTGVLPVMQVSDHLTFLAEAIIEQVVMQAWQQVAVRHGVPSYLEEGNDTGFAVIGYGKLGGIELGYGSDLDLVFLYEAPENMANSLTNGDRPIEVGHFYLKLAQRILHLFSTRTTSGELYEVDMRLRPSGASGLMVSEIARFGEYQAQEAWTWEHQALVRSRFVFGDNSLAAKFSQIRASVLEQPRDKDELKKAVREMRQKMRDHLLKVSDGEFDLKQSPGGITDIEFIAQYLVLAHAHEYPELSIWSDNVRIFGVLAELELLPLMSAQHLTQSYCWLRDENHRLTLQQKAGKLAFDDVAAHAERVVVIYQAILE